The genome window TTGATGTTTTTTTGCGGCATTTTTTACCATTTATGGTTTCGCCACTTTGTGCTATATAAGGCAAGAAATTTTGTAAATATCCCTTAAGGCTTGGAAAAATTTCAATATCTATCTTTAACGCTGGAAATGTGCAAATGAGCCACAGCCCAGCCCACTCATAGTCATAACGCTTTATATCTCGACCTCGTAAGATCGGTCTAATGAGCTTTTGCGTCCGTTCTCTTTCTTCTCCAATGCAAGTGCTTAAAATTTTGTCACGAGTTTTGCTATCAATAATGAAAGCTTCGTTTAGCCCACTTTTGACACCATAATTGATATTCACACCCCAATCTTTTAATGGCTTTGCGACTTTTTCGATCTTGCTTTTTAGCTCAAATTTGCTCTTATCAAGAAAAGTGAAATTTGTTTTGTTTAGCGTGGATTGTGGTATTTGGATAAATTTTTGTGTTTTTAAATTTATGGTGCTTGAAGCTAGGAAATTAAATTTTGAATTTTCACCAGCTCTTATTTTTCTAAAAATAGTAATCGCACTATCTACGCTCGCATCTTCAAAAACTTTAACCCCAGCAAAATCAATAATGTGTGTTATTTGCGTATTTTCTAATATAAATCTGCGTAAATTTTCACCATAGCTGGCACGGAAAAATTTATTTGAACATATAAAACCTAAAAGCCCATTTTCTTTTAGATGTGTAATGCCAAGCTCATAAAAATAGACAAACAAATCAGCTGTGCCACTATAAACTTTATATTCTTGTAAGGCAGGCTTTTGCTCTTTTATCGCCTCTTGTCTGACATAGGGAGGATTGCCTATAACGACATCAAATTTAAAGTCAAAAGGAAATTCTAAAAGCGAGTTTGCTGCTACTAAATTTTTACTAAGATCTGTCAAAACTCGCCCCTTTGCAGCTGTGCGGAGCCAAAGAGATAGCCTAGCGATCTCGACTGCATCGGCATTTATATCTACGCCGTAAAGATTATTTTCTAAAATGGTGCTTTCTATATCGTAAAGTCCCAAGCCCTCGCCCTCATATACTTTGCGGTAAGTGTCTAATGTGCCATGCTCGCTAATTAGAAATTCTAAAGCTTGGTTTAAAAACGCACCAGAGCCACAAGCTGGATCAAGTATCTTAAGGGATAAGAGCCACTTGCGGTAAGCATAAATTTTGTCTTTGATCTCACTTTCTGCTTTGGTTAATTTTTTGGGATTTTTTGGTGCTAATAGCTCATTTAGATCAAGCCCTAGCTCATCTTTTTTGGCTTTACAAAGCGCACCAAGCGAATTTTCAATTATAAATTCTGTTATAAACTCTGGTGTATAAAATATGCCATCTTTTTTGCGTTTGCTCTGTTTGGCATCAAATTCATTACCATTTATTTGCGCATTTAGCTCTTCAAGGTCGTTTAGTGAGCTTTCAAAGATATGTCCTAGGATATTTACACCGATGTCGCTTAAAAAGTCATAGTCACTTAAAAACTGCGCTTCAAGCACGCTATCGTCTATCTTTAGTGCATCAAGCTCAGTATCTGTGGCAAAAAGTCCGCCATTGTAGCGTTTGATATCAAGACGTTCACTGCCTTCATCAATGGCTTTAAAGTAAATTTTGTAAAAGTCATAAAAACTAAGCTCAGTAACTTGGTTTTGAAATTTATCTTTTATCTCGGCTATCGTGCGAAGTCTTAGTAGTCCGCGGTCTTCAGCAAATAGTATAAAGACAAATCTATCACATAGTTTTTGAGTTAGGCTTAAAAGCCTATTTTTATCAATGCTAGTATTGTTTTTGCAAATATTTTTTAAAAGAGTGAGTCTAAATGCGCTAAAGTCTTTATAAAATTTATTTGAAATTTCGCGCTCGTGAGTGGCAAATTTCTCTTTTAGCTTTAGCGGCAGATCCGTGCTAATGCTCTCAAAGCTAAGCAGCAAATGAAGTCTTTTAAACTCGTCAAAGCTTGCTGTAAAAAGGTCAAATTTTTCAAATGTTGTTTTATTGCCGATGTAAAAACGCAGTTCATTAAAATTTGAAACAACGACATATTTGGCATTTTCATGCGAGATAAAATAGCGAAAGGCTTGATCTACCGGGCTAAGCTCGCGGTTGGACGGAGTTTTATCAAGATGCTGTGTGGTCTGATCTTTTAGCTCGATCACGCATCTAACTTCGCCATTTATCAGTATCGCCCCATCTGCTTTTTTGCCGTCAGTTTCGTTCTTTTTCTCGCGCTCAAGGTTAAAAGTTGTAGGATTAGTAGTGTCCAAAGTGTAGCCAAGGCAGTTTTCAAAGATATCTTTTAGAAACTGCGTTTGAAATTTCTCTTCTTTGAAACTCTTAATGTCGCTAGCTTTTGCCTGATACATTTGCAAATTTACATAACGCCTTTTAAGCTTTTCTTCGTCTTGATCTTGAGTTAATAAGAATTTTGTATTAAAGATCGGCATCTTTTCTCTTTAAAATTTTAATTTCTTGGAATTTTATCTTTTTAAATTTTATATCTTCCTTATTAAAAGGAAATAATTAATAAAAATTCATCAAAAAATAACGTTTTTCTTGACAACTATAATAGCTTTTTTGTAAAATCGCGTTCTCTTTACGAAAAGACAAGCGTCTTTGCTCGTACGATCGCTTGATCCTATGCGAGTTATTTTGATGTAAAGAGGTCGCGAGTTTGCGACAAGTTCTTTTTAAAGGAAAACACATGGAAAGAATCAGGTTAAAGCTAAAAGCTTACGACCATAGAGTTCTAGACCGCACTGTTGCAGCAATCGTAGAAGCTGTCAAACGAACAGGTGCCGACGTTCGTGGCCCGGTACCAATGCCTACAAAAATCAAACGCTATACAGTCTTAAAATCTCCACACATCAACAAAGACTCACGTGAGCAGTTTGAGATGAGAATACACGCTCGTATGCTTGACATCGTAGCTGCTACTCCAGAAACTGTAGATAGCCTAACAAAACTCGACCTAGCTCCAGAAGTTAATGTCGAAGTTCGTGCGATGAAATAAGCGGACAAAAGGATAAGAGTATGGAATATATTGTAGAAAAAATAGGCATGAGTAGAACGATTGCCACGAAGAGTACGCCAGTTACACTACTTAAGCTAGTTGAGGCTAAAGTATGTGAGATCGACGAAAACAAACGTGCTATCGTAGCGTATGCCCACACTAAAGCAAACAACAAAGCTATCGCTGGTCAGCAAAAGAAATACAATCTGACTGCAGAATTTAACAAATTTGCTACGCTTGAAGTAGCTAATAGCGAAGTTGGAAACCTAGACTTTACACCATTAAATGAGGCTAAAATTTTAAAAGTTAGCTTTAACTCAAAAGGCAGAGGCTACCAAGGTGTCGTAAAAAGACATGGTTTCGGTGGTGGTCCAAAAAGCCACGGCTCACGTTTCCACAGACGCCACGGTTCAATTGGTAACTGCGAATGGCCAGGTCGTGTTCAACCAGGTATGAAAATGGCAGGACACATGGGCAATGAGAAAGTTACTGTTAAAAACGAGCTAATAAGCTTTGACGCTCAAAATGGCATCGTAGTTGTAAAAGGTTGCGTTCCTGGTCACAATGGTGCAATGGGTAAAATAAGGATTGTAAAATGAGTAAAATTCACGTATTAAACGATAAATTTGAAAATTCAGGCGAGTTAGAGCTTCCTGCAAGCTACGCTGAAGTAAATCCGCACAACCTATATCTTTATGTAAAATCTTACCTTGCTGGTATAAGAGCAAATTCGGCTCATACTAAAAGCCGTGCTTTTGTAAGCGGTGGTGGTAAAAAACCATGGAGACAAAAAGGACGTGGTGGTGCAAGAGCGGGTTCAACTAGAACTAACGTTTGGGTAGGCGGTGCAGTTGCATTTGGTCCAACAAACGAGAAAAACTATTTTCAAAAAGTCAATAAAAAACAAAAAAGACTAGCTCTTGAGTACGCTTTGGCAGTAAAAGCACAAGATGGTAAAATTTTCGCAGTAGATAGCATCTCAATCGAGTCTGGAAAGACAAAAGATGCAGCTAATATCATCAAAAATTTAAAAGTAAAAGACGCGCTTATCGTTAAAGATTTACTAGACGATAAAACACTACTTGCTTTTAGAAATTTAGCAAACTGCTATGTAGTAGATGCAAATGAGGTAAATGCTTATCTTGTCTCTACATTTAGTTCGGTTATTATTGAAAAAGCTGCACTAAAAACTATAACAAAAGAGGGCTAAAATGGCGGATATAACTGATATCAAAACAATTATTTATACAGAAAAAACTCTAGGCCTTCAAGAACAAGGCGTTGTTGTTATCCAAACTTCACCAAGAGTTACAAAAAACAGCTTAAAAGCGGTTTTACAAGAGTATTTTGGAGTAACGCCTGTTCGCGTAAATTCACTTAGAATTAGCGGCAAGGTTAAGCGTTTTAGAGGAAGAGCAGGCCAACGTGACGAGATAAAGAAATTCTACGTTAAGTTACCTGAAGGCGTAAGCCTAGAAAATACGGAGGCGTAAGATGGCTATAAAATCATATAAACCATATACACCTAGTCGTAGATATATGACTGGACTAAGCTCTGAAGATATAACAGCTAAACCAAGCGTTAGAAGCTTGCTTGTTAAACTACCTGCAACTGGCGGTAGAAACAACAATGGTCGTATAACTTCAAGACATAAAGAAGCAGGTGCAAAAAAACTTTATCGTATCATCGACTTTAAACGTCGCAAATTTGGTATAGAAGGTAAAGTTGAAGCGATCGAGTACGATCCAAACAGAAACTGCCGTATCGCTCTTATAGCTTACAAAGATGGCGAAAAACGCTATATCATTAGACCAAATGGCCTAAATGTTGGCGACGTTATCGCATCTATCGATGAGGGCTCACTAGATATTAAACCAGGCAACGCTATGAAATTAAGATTTATCCCAGTTGGTACTATCGTTCATAACGTAGAGTTAAAACCCGGCAAAGGCGCTCAGATAGCTCGTTCAGCTGGCGGTTATGCTCAGCTAATGGGTAAAGAAGAGAAGTATGTTATCTTAAGAATGCCAAGTGGCGAGATGAGACAAGTACTAGCTGAGTGTATGGCAAGTATCGGTGTAGTAGGCAACGAAGACTGGGCTAACATCACTATAGGTAAAGCTGGACGTAATCGCTACCGCGGTATCCGCCCACAAACACGTGGTTCTGCTATGAACCCAGTTGATCACCCAC of Campylobacter concisus contains these proteins:
- the rplC gene encoding 50S ribosomal protein L3, giving the protein MEYIVEKIGMSRTIATKSTPVTLLKLVEAKVCEIDENKRAIVAYAHTKANNKAIAGQQKKYNLTAEFNKFATLEVANSEVGNLDFTPLNEAKILKVSFNSKGRGYQGVVKRHGFGGGPKSHGSRFHRRHGSIGNCEWPGRVQPGMKMAGHMGNEKVTVKNELISFDAQNGIVVVKGCVPGHNGAMGKIRIVK
- a CDS encoding Eco57I restriction-modification methylase domain-containing protein encodes the protein MPIFNTKFLLTQDQDEEKLKRRYVNLQMYQAKASDIKSFKEEKFQTQFLKDIFENCLGYTLDTTNPTTFNLEREKKNETDGKKADGAILINGEVRCVIELKDQTTQHLDKTPSNRELSPVDQAFRYFISHENAKYVVVSNFNELRFYIGNKTTFEKFDLFTASFDEFKRLHLLLSFESISTDLPLKLKEKFATHEREISNKFYKDFSAFRLTLLKNICKNNTSIDKNRLLSLTQKLCDRFVFILFAEDRGLLRLRTIAEIKDKFQNQVTELSFYDFYKIYFKAIDEGSERLDIKRYNGGLFATDTELDALKIDDSVLEAQFLSDYDFLSDIGVNILGHIFESSLNDLEELNAQINGNEFDAKQSKRKKDGIFYTPEFITEFIIENSLGALCKAKKDELGLDLNELLAPKNPKKLTKAESEIKDKIYAYRKWLLSLKILDPACGSGAFLNQALEFLISEHGTLDTYRKVYEGEGLGLYDIESTILENNLYGVDINADAVEIARLSLWLRTAAKGRVLTDLSKNLVAANSLLEFPFDFKFDVVIGNPPYVRQEAIKEQKPALQEYKVYSGTADLFVYFYELGITHLKENGLLGFICSNKFFRASYGENLRRFILENTQITHIIDFAGVKVFEDASVDSAITIFRKIRAGENSKFNFLASSTINLKTQKFIQIPQSTLNKTNFTFLDKSKFELKSKIEKVAKPLKDWGVNINYGVKSGLNEAFIIDSKTRDKILSTCIGEERERTQKLIRPILRGRDIKRYDYEWAGLWLICTFPALKIDIEIFPSLKGYLQNFLPYIAQSGETINGKKCRKKTSNKWFETQDNIAYYEEFEKEKILCARMVQSPKFAYDINNNIPDNTVYCITGENLKFLLAFLNSTAVYKIFNFFYAGGGLEGEIKINRLEILPIPQITPQNENLANEIINLVDEILKANEKIKLYEKHIPTLSLDEKLEAKENIDALNDKIKASDEKIDKLVFELYELTSDEIALITGGGKLTV
- the rplD gene encoding 50S ribosomal protein L4, which produces MSKIHVLNDKFENSGELELPASYAEVNPHNLYLYVKSYLAGIRANSAHTKSRAFVSGGGKKPWRQKGRGGARAGSTRTNVWVGGAVAFGPTNEKNYFQKVNKKQKRLALEYALAVKAQDGKIFAVDSISIESGKTKDAANIIKNLKVKDALIVKDLLDDKTLLAFRNLANCYVVDANEVNAYLVSTFSSVIIEKAALKTITKEG
- the rpsJ gene encoding 30S ribosomal protein S10 gives rise to the protein MERIRLKLKAYDHRVLDRTVAAIVEAVKRTGADVRGPVPMPTKIKRYTVLKSPHINKDSREQFEMRIHARMLDIVAATPETVDSLTKLDLAPEVNVEVRAMK
- a CDS encoding 50S ribosomal protein L23 encodes the protein MADITDIKTIIYTEKTLGLQEQGVVVIQTSPRVTKNSLKAVLQEYFGVTPVRVNSLRISGKVKRFRGRAGQRDEIKKFYVKLPEGVSLENTEA
- the rplB gene encoding 50S ribosomal protein L2; translation: MAIKSYKPYTPSRRYMTGLSSEDITAKPSVRSLLVKLPATGGRNNNGRITSRHKEAGAKKLYRIIDFKRRKFGIEGKVEAIEYDPNRNCRIALIAYKDGEKRYIIRPNGLNVGDVIASIDEGSLDIKPGNAMKLRFIPVGTIVHNVELKPGKGAQIARSAGGYAQLMGKEEKYVILRMPSGEMRQVLAECMASIGVVGNEDWANITIGKAGRNRYRGIRPQTRGSAMNPVDHPHGGGEGKKNSGRHPVTPWGKPTKGAKTRRKKASDKLIISRRKGK